DNA from Flavobacteriales bacterium:
CGGCGAACCGCAGGCCGGACGAACGCAGGCGGTCCTTCCAGCCGGCGGCCACAATGAGCGCCAGGAAGGCCACGGTGAGCACTGGTGCATTGCTCCATCGCCACAGCATGTTGTAGAGTTCCTCGGGCATGGGCGGGCTGAGCCAGGTGCCCTTACCCACGCTCTGCGTGATGCGCTCCAGGAAGATGAGGGCGTAGGGCAGGAATGCGCCCATGGTCACCGCTGCGCCAAGCAGGAAGCCGCGCCGCAGGGAGCGCAGCTCGGGCAGAATGAGCACCAGCAGCCCTTGGAGTCCGACCACCAGCCAGCCGAAGAAGTGCGTGTATACAAGCACCACGTTGAGCATGGAGAGGGGTAGCATCGACCGTATTCCATCGTCCGGTCGGTCCGCAGCACGCACCAGCAGCCACATGCCGGTGATGGTAAGCAGGGTGAAGAGGCTGTAGGCCCGCACTTCGTGGGCAAAGCCATAGTGGTAGTTGCTGCAGGTGAAGAGCGCGGCAGCGAGAATGGCCGCGCCGCGCTCGCCGTATCGGCGCGCCAGCAGGAACAGCGGCCATACGGCCAATGCGCTGAACAGGGCAGAAGGGATGCGCAGCCAAGCGGCTTCAAAGGGAACCCCTGCGCTCCAGGCCTTTATCAGCAGGAAGTACAGCGGCGGGTTGTTCTCGGTGCGGAACATGGCCCAGAGCTCGGTCAAGGGCCGTTGCGACCAGTGAACCGTGAAGGGTTCGTCGTGCGCCAGCTCATTCACCCCTAGCCACAGCAGCTTCAGCAGCAGGTTGAGCGCCAGCAGCGCGAGGAGGAGCAGCCTGTCGGCGCGCGCAGGGGGCATGGGGCGAAGCTACCCGCCATCGCTCAAATCGACCTCCACATCACGTGGTGCGGCCCGATGCCCGGAATGTCGAACAACGCTCCTTCGATGCGGAAGCCCAGCCGCTGATAGAAAGGGACGGCCGCCAGCCTGGCATTGCACCATAGGACATCGGCGCCGGCCCGCTCCAGCCGCTCAAGAGCCGCAGCCATGAGCAGCGTGCCGGCTCCCTGTCCGCGATGGCCGGGGTGGGTGGCCATGCCGCGCAGCTGCCAGGGGCGAAGCGCCGGAAGGGCTCCGTGCGCGGCGGGCTGGAAGGAGGCCACGCAGATCCGGTCGTTGCCATCGTCAACTGCCAGGTGGAAGGCCTCGGGCGTGGCGTCGATCGGCCAGCGGCAATCCTCCAGCCTGCCGCCCGGCCTCAGCACCAGCAGGCGCAGCGGGTGTGTCTCCTCGGCAGCGATCGCATGCACTTGCATCGGTTGGCGGCCGGCTTCGTCGCCGACCGGGGCAATCACCGGAAGTACCGCATGTCCTGCCCGGCCTTCAGGGCTTTCACGCTGGCATAGATCAGGCGTATGACGTTCTCCACGTCGTGCCGGTGGACGGTCTCCACCGTGGTGTGCATGTACCGCAGCGGAAGGCTGATGAGGGCGCTGGGAACACCAGCGGCTCCATAGGCGAAGGCATCGGTGTCCGTGCCCGTGGCGCGGCTGGCTGCCAGGCGCTGGAAAGGCAGCCGCTCCTTCTGGGCCACTCCCACGATGTGCTTGAGCACGTTGTTGTGCACGGCCGGGGCATAGCTGAGCACCGGCCCCTTGCCGCAGGCGATGTCACCGCTCTGCACCTTGTTCATCATGGGGGTCTGGGTGTCGTGCGTCACATCCGTCACGATCGCCAGGTCGGGGCGGATGCGCTCCACGATCATCTCCGCACCGCGCAGACCCACCTCCTCCTGCACGCTGTTGGTGATGTAAAGGCCGAAGGGGAGGCGCACACGGTTCTCCTTCATCAGGCGGGCCACTTCGGCGATCATGAACCCGCCGATGCGGTTATCCAATGCGCGGCCGGTGAAGTGGCGGCCGTTAAGTACCATGAACTCATCCTCGAAGGTGACGACGCAGCCGACGTGCACGCCGAGCTTCTCCACCTCCTCCTTGCTGTCGCATCCGCAATCGAGGAAGATGTTGTCCGTGGTCGGCACCAGTTCGGTCTTGCCGTTGCGCACGTGGATCGCCGGCCAGCCGAACACGGCCTTCACCAGGCCCTTCTCGGTGTGGATGTTCACGCGCTTGCTGGGGGCGATCATGTGGTCGCTGCCGCCGTTCCTCCGTACGTAGATGAAGCCCTCTTTGGTGATGTAGTGGACGAACCAGCTGATCTCATCGGCATGGGCCTCGATCACCACCTTGTACTTCGCCTCCGGGTTGATCACGCCCACCACGGTACCATAGGGGTCTACGAGGTGGGTGTCCACATAGGGGCGTACATAGTCCAGCCAGAGCTTCTGGCCCTCGCTCTCGAAGCCGGTGGGCGATGGGTTGTTGAGGTACCGTTCGAGGAAGGTGAGGGAATCCTTGGTGAGGATGCTCTTGGGCTCCTTTGCCCGTTGCTGCTTCTTGGCCATGCGGGGTTCGTTTCATGCCGTGGGTCGGCGGGCAAACATAGCCCAGGGCCCAGGGCCCCGAACCTTGAGGCGGGAATGACGTATGAACAGCGCTTTTCAACGACCCCGAGCCATGAACATGCGCGGATACCTCTACTCGGCCTTGGCCGTGCTGGCTGCTGCCGGCGCGCAAGCCCAGGAACAGCCCGGCGACAAGCGTATGCAGGACCTGCTCAAGCGCGCGGAGCGGGCGGAGCGCGAGGGCAGTGCCCAATTCGTGCATGCCGAGACGCTCTACGAGGCGGCGCTCGCCCTGGCCCCTGATGACGCCGAGGCCAACATGCGCATGGGCCTATGCCAGCTCAACGGCCCGCACCGCCACAAGGCACTGCCGTTCCTGGAGAAGGCCGCTCAAGTGAATCCGGGCATCCCCCGGCTCCAGTTCCTGCTTGGCTACGCGCTCCAGCTGAATGCGCGGTGGGACGATGCCGTGGCCGCATTCCAGCGCCACAAGGCACAGAATCCGTTTCAAGACCCCGACCCGCTGTACAACACGGCCGATAAGCATATCGCCGAATGCCGGAACGGCAAGGCCCTTATGGCTGCTCCGGTAAGGGCTGAGGTAACCAATATGGGGGAGGCCATCAATACGGAGCAGGCCGACTACGGGGCGGTGATGACGGCCGATGGCAGCTTGCTCCTGTTCACTTCGCGCCGGCCATCGGAGCCCGCCGCCAAGGTGAACAAGGTGAACGGGGATTACTTCGAGGATGTCTACGTCACGCGCCGTGGCGACATGGGCTGGGGGCCTGCACAGCGCCTGCCCGAGCCGGTTAACACCCCCGGAAACGATGCGAGCGTGGGCCTGTTCAACGACGGGCGCACCATGCTCATCTACCGCGACCAGGACGGCACGGGAGACCTGTACGAATGCACGCGCCGTGGCGATGCGTGGTCGGCGCCGCAGCCCCTGGGGGATAATATCAATACGCCTCACCACGAGAGCAGCGCCTGGTACAGTTTCGATCGCCAGTGGCTCTATTTCGTGAGCGAGCGGCCCGACGACAACGTGGGCGGCCAGGACATCTATCGCAGCCGCTGGGATGCCGCAGCGGGCCAGTGGGGCCCTGCCGAGAACCTAGGCCCTACCGTGAATACCATCCACGACGAGGAGGGGGTGTTCGTTCATCCGGATGGCCGAACGCTGTACTTCAGCAGCAAGGGCCACAGCACCATGGGCGGTTACGATGTCTTCCGGACGCGCCTCGAGAACGGCCGCTGGACCAAGCCCGAGAACATGGGTTGGCCGGTGAACTCGCCAGATGATGACCTCTTCTTCGTGCTGACCGCCGATAACAGGCATGGCTACCTGAGTTCCTTCCGTTCATCGGGGCATGGGGAGGACGACCTTTATCAGGTCGAGTTCCTGCCCGATGCGCCCATGGGCGAGCCCGTGGCGAGCGCGGGCGGAGCGCCGGTCATGACCGCTGCGCCTACCACGGTGCTCGTCAAGGGGCGCATCCGCTCGCTCCAGTTCATCAATGGCATGGAAGCCGATGTGGAGCTCATGGACCTCACGGACGCTTCGCTGGTGGCCCGGTTCCGGAGTGATGCAGCCACCGGAGAGTACATGGCGGCTGTGCCGGGCGGCAGGGATTATGCGCTCTTCATCAAGGCCGAGGGCCACCTGGTGCACAGCGAGCGAATCACCGTGCCCGAAGGCGGCGGCGCCTTGCGGATGGACATGGATGTGGAGCTCGAGCCCCTGAAGTCAGGCAGCAGCACCACCCTGCGGAATCTGTTCTTCGCCACAGCCAGCGCTGAGCTCGAGGCCGCCTCCAAGGCGGAACTCGATCAGCTCGTGCAGCTGATGCGGGCCAACGGTGCGCTCCGGCTCCAGATCGCTGGGCATACGGACAGCGACGGTGCCGAGGCGTTCAACCAGAAGCTGTCGGAGGCGCGT
Protein-coding regions in this window:
- a CDS encoding M42 family metallopeptidase, whose product is MAKKQQRAKEPKSILTKDSLTFLERYLNNPSPTGFESEGQKLWLDYVRPYVDTHLVDPYGTVVGVINPEAKYKVVIEAHADEISWFVHYITKEGFIYVRRNGGSDHMIAPSKRVNIHTEKGLVKAVFGWPAIHVRNGKTELVPTTDNIFLDCGCDSKEEVEKLGVHVGCVVTFEDEFMVLNGRHFTGRALDNRIGGFMIAEVARLMKENRVRLPFGLYITNSVQEEVGLRGAEMIVERIRPDLAIVTDVTHDTQTPMMNKVQSGDIACGKGPVLSYAPAVHNNVLKHIVGVAQKERLPFQRLAASRATGTDTDAFAYGAAGVPSALISLPLRYMHTTVETVHRHDVENVIRLIYASVKALKAGQDMRYFR
- a CDS encoding OmpA family protein; translated protein: MNMRGYLYSALAVLAAAGAQAQEQPGDKRMQDLLKRAERAEREGSAQFVHAETLYEAALALAPDDAEANMRMGLCQLNGPHRHKALPFLEKAAQVNPGIPRLQFLLGYALQLNARWDDAVAAFQRHKAQNPFQDPDPLYNTADKHIAECRNGKALMAAPVRAEVTNMGEAINTEQADYGAVMTADGSLLLFTSRRPSEPAAKVNKVNGDYFEDVYVTRRGDMGWGPAQRLPEPVNTPGNDASVGLFNDGRTMLIYRDQDGTGDLYECTRRGDAWSAPQPLGDNINTPHHESSAWYSFDRQWLYFVSERPDDNVGGQDIYRSRWDAAAGQWGPAENLGPTVNTIHDEEGVFVHPDGRTLYFSSKGHSTMGGYDVFRTRLENGRWTKPENMGWPVNSPDDDLFFVLTADNRHGYLSSFRSSGHGEDDLYQVEFLPDAPMGEPVASAGGAPVMTAAPTTVLVKGRIRSLQFINGMEADVELMDLTDASLVARFRSDAATGEYMAAVPGGRDYALFIKAEGHLVHSERITVPEGGGALRMDMDVELEPLKSGSSTTLRNLFFATASAELEAASKAELDQLVQLMRANGALRLQIAGHTDSDGAEAFNQKLSEARAQAVRDHLVAQGVDAARLVAVGYGATSPVAPNDTDANKALNRRTELTVL
- a CDS encoding glycosyltransferase family 39 protein; translation: MPPARADRLLLLALLALNLLLKLLWLGVNELAHDEPFTVHWSQRPLTELWAMFRTENNPPLYFLLIKAWSAGVPFEAAWLRIPSALFSALAVWPLFLLARRYGERGAAILAAALFTCSNYHYGFAHEVRAYSLFTLLTITGMWLLVRAADRPDDGIRSMLPLSMLNVVLVYTHFFGWLVVGLQGLLVLILPELRSLRRGFLLGAAVTMGAFLPYALIFLERITQSVGKGTWLSPPMPEELYNMLWRWSNAPVLTVAFLALIVAAGWKDRLRSSGLRFAALWCFVPLLGMFAVSFTVPMFLDRYLVYAAPGFALLVALSAESLFQRRVAQRSVMAGLGLGMASTFTPWKDTGAHPSRVVQVEQEWCSDGCSVEVLPQWYWLTHLAAKDIRNLKRDLRSHLGQADPATAPVLGARHPSPPLDTSLAAVVIDAGAHLSDPGRPWYQHLRAIYAKVDSVEADRKVRVYRFHH
- a CDS encoding GNAT family N-acetyltransferase; translation: MHAIAAEETHPLRLLVLRPGGRLEDCRWPIDATPEAFHLAVDDGNDRICVASFQPAAHGALPALRPWQLRGMATHPGHRGQGAGTLLMAAALERLERAGADVLWCNARLAAVPFYQRLGFRIEGALFDIPGIGPHHVMWRSI